One Thermodesulfovibrionia bacterium genomic region harbors:
- a CDS encoding ABC transporter substrate-binding protein — protein sequence MNTPHNKISMMVIVVMVMSLLSGCSDKKGAKAPETVKDERPLIIGIVGPETGEEAAYGTSVVAGALAAAKRFNAQGGIAGKEIKVLHFDDQSDIGLATKIVKDLISQRAIAILAAPTGSSTFSPVHLVNESKTIFISVGSRRHLKGSGQYVFRTAVPDETATEDLIKYAVTELGYVNYVLVTAADNEFSLDLSSLFMKALDKYHGVIKVQADTYDSFTGGHNMGAVISAIKKSPDVLHGVIYTGGATEAVLLAQELKKAGLTLPIIGGEDLYSEEYLKGGEAVNETLTYTTFFADNKSAKMDEFIKDFGKDKPDRFAALAYDTFMLVADAIKDAGSTDTTLVREALINRKECIGVTGKTSFTSENMPVKHPAICKIKKGEGGERAFVLQQ from the coding sequence ATGAATACACCCCATAACAAAATCAGCATGATGGTTATTGTGGTAATGGTGATGTCGCTACTATCTGGCTGCTCGGATAAAAAAGGGGCAAAGGCGCCTGAAACAGTAAAAGACGAAAGACCCCTGATCATAGGCATTGTCGGACCCGAAACGGGTGAGGAAGCGGCCTACGGTACGAGTGTAGTGGCAGGTGCTTTGGCGGCGGCCAAGCGATTCAATGCCCAGGGTGGAATAGCAGGCAAAGAAATCAAGGTGCTTCACTTTGATGATCAAAGCGACATCGGTCTGGCCACCAAGATTGTGAAGGATCTTATCAGCCAGAGAGCTATCGCAATATTAGCGGCCCCTACAGGCTCGTCCACCTTTTCGCCTGTTCACTTGGTTAACGAGTCCAAGACCATATTTATCTCCGTCGGATCAAGGAGGCACCTCAAAGGCAGCGGCCAGTATGTGTTTCGTACCGCCGTTCCTGATGAAACCGCAACGGAGGATTTAATAAAATACGCAGTCACAGAGCTGGGATATGTTAATTACGTATTGGTTACCGCTGCGGATAATGAATTTTCTCTTGATTTAAGTTCGCTGTTTATGAAGGCGCTTGATAAATATCACGGAGTGATAAAAGTACAGGCTGACACCTATGATTCCTTTACCGGAGGGCACAACATGGGTGCGGTTATTAGTGCGATAAAGAAAAGTCCTGATGTCTTGCATGGAGTGATCTATACGGGAGGGGCTACAGAAGCGGTGCTACTTGCCCAGGAGCTGAAAAAAGCGGGGCTAACCCTTCCCATCATCGGTGGCGAAGATCTCTATTCAGAAGAATATTTAAAGGGTGGAGAAGCTGTAAACGAAACTCTTACATACACCACCTTTTTTGCTGATAACAAATCAGCCAAAATGGACGAGTTTATAAAAGATTTCGGGAAAGACAAGCCCGACCGGTTTGCTGCTTTGGCCTATGATACTTTCATGCTGGTTGCCGATGCGATCAAGGACGCAGGCTCGACTGATACCACGCTGGTAAGAGAAGCATTAATCAATCGAAAAGAGTGTATAGGCGTAACCGGAAAAACAAGTTTCACCTCGGAAAACATGCCGGTAAAACATCCTGCCATCTGCAAAATAAAAAAGGGTGAGGGTGGGGAAAGGGCTTTTGTATTACAGCAGTGA